CACTAATAACCATCTGTGAATACATTAAATAGCAGAAAGCCTTTGGACACTAATAACCATCTGTGAATACATTAAATAGCAGAAAGCCTTTGGACACTAATAACAATCTGTGAATACATTAAATAGCAGGAAACCTTTGGACACTAATAACAATCTGTTCGTATACTATGGACATATATACCCCGAAGCCCATAAATGACcatgtttactttaaaataacatttatccGTCAGGGGTTAATTACATTATTTGACAATTAACCTCATGTAAATAGTACTCGATAACCAGATGATTATACAACCGGCCTACAGCTATAGACATGTGTATGGACCAttggactatataagatccagctTTGGACTTGAAGGAGGACAGCTTGGTACAAAagattggtaccggagattccgccaaggtctcccccCTTCGTGGGTAGGCTTGATACCCATGTGCTTAATATCCGAAATACTCTAACAGGAATGAACAGTtacactatacgatcacgtgccaTTGTGAACTATGGAACATTCGAACAATTGAACTTTAAAAACAGTTTGTGAACATTtcaacatttgaactttagacTCTTTCTTGACTTTgttattacataataaaatatatttaatccgCTGACTATGTTACATCTACTCTCCAATTCCATTATCATATGATCTACGTGTGTGAacgcaaaatataatgagactttccaatgctGTTTTGGCGTGTTTTCAGTGTGATTGGCTCTGGTAGTCTGTCGAatacatcgcctcggcatattttcaataatatcaaaGGGTTTCGATAAATCTAATGGTCGATTGGTACATCGCATCGCAAACAGATAAGCCGtactctgtaaaatgtgctccgaaactacacgtcttagactgagtataataaattcaaatctgcatggtaaaagatacaagttactgtccgatttttACATGATCtccaataaaatgtttattttgaaatgccgttatttaatgacagttcatcaattaaaaagtgacaacatatgtgtttcctttaaccataattaatttataaatttgtattttggcattttttttttgcttgccgaatcgatgtgcacgcaacttcgtgttagcgtatagggagctacgcgcctgtgTGCTATTGTGCTATGGtcatatttttgtattcttgtctttcatttttgcttatatatactttgtgcaaggatttgtatagtaagatgcTTTAATTGTCTAGGGATTGTACAGTTTTGAATAACAATGCTGTAccccaattttgacatttttaccttttttcaaattgtctgttcgttttgctcacacattgttgtcaatatgataatgaaattttatattatgaGACTGTCCTACAAGTGACTGAGTGGCTGGCTTAGTCTCGAACGACGATCGCCGCCAGCTCTAAAACAAGGATCAACAAtgttctacataaggaaatgtctttttaaaaaaagaacagaTAGTAAGGCATTGTTCAGTGTTACTACTACTTGCTTTACATCGTTAATATTGTCTCTGGTTAAAATAGTCAAGAAAAAATACTATGAATTTATAAAAACTTgactagaaaagaaaaaaaatcgaaaagaaaATAGAATAGAAAGTCGAACCATAAAGCGCCTTTCACGGGCACAAAGTAATTAATTGAAACGTTACAAATACATAACTTCTTAAAACACAATTTACCTTTATAAGTCTGAATGGTACATACTCTGAAGTAGTCAATCCGATTATACATACTTGTCCTATCCGTTATcgattttgtaattattttaatcTTGGGGGACATTTAACAGTCAAATAATCACATCACTGTCAACGAATCATAATACTACACGTTTAATTGACTGGATAATTTTGATTCACACAATAGTATATGTGCTAAACATCTTATAGTTTATATACACAACCACACGTGCTTAGCTCTTTATAATCATGGATTGGTGCATCATTAGAGATTTTATTTTGACACTCTCCCTATGGAACGTCTGCATTTGCACCGATTTTGCTGGAGCTTCAGTGAATGAGGCTGAGGATGGAAAGGCAGGTGTAATTAATTTTAGCACACCTAGTCTGAGTGATGAAGAGGCTCACAGTTTACACATGCCAGCAGGACTCAAGTGTGACGGATGTTTAGTCGTAGCATatcaggtataaaaaaaaatataaaaatagtttcTTTCTAGATAATGTTGCTGTGTCTGGGGAGGGAAAGATGTAAACACTGAATAACTTGAGTTCATaaataactaaaaacaaataatttttgcaTATGGTCAGATGCAAATGAATCAATATTCTGAAACACATTCATGACATTAAACAATGTCAAATGCACTATAAGAACTTAAATGtaaaaatgaacataaatgttcTGGCCCCTCCCCTacccctaccccccccccccctggttATCAAATGGCTGTCCTCATATAATTTTATGCCATACATATAGTTCAATCAAATCATATACCTATTCTATTTCATGCCAACCCACCAAACTAAAatattaaagtacatttaatattAATTAAGACAATATTCAAACATCTTATAATTTATACAattaaccaaggatttgtatagtgagactctttatacaaatccttgaattaACATACAatgtaataaacatgataaagtgttAGATTTACAACCtattaaaatgtacatgtataagataagTTTAATTCAACATGTCCAAACTTAAGGTTCATTAATTTTACATGTCACAGTTCACAGTCTCACAGATCATATAAAAATTTACAGGCTCaacatttttaataaacattACATTACCATAAGAATTACAATGTGAAAATTGTGAGAGAAAATGAGTccttgtaaaatgtaaaaaaaaaatgtatctggGTTGACAAAATTCCAACATAGTATAAAAAGTCTGGTGGACAAATGTTACTATCAGACAGAATTTACTGTTACAAACTCCCATTGTAATAATGTTTCTACTGGTTCAGCtaattttttctgagacaagtgcctgtgctttaTATATAGATTGAAGTAAGAATTAAATGAGTAAagattttaagtaatttgtggtaacatgtttttataactaaatcCCTGACTTAAGCATTTAAGTAATTTACAAGTTAAACTCGCGTTTGAAGATTTTTGAATATTTACTGACCATGGATAATCTTTTTTGAAAGGGGGAATTGGTTGAAAAATTAAAGTAGAGGAGCAGCACATATTCTGCATGCTGCTTCAAAAACAATTATGTTTATATAGCTTTGAAGCAGGTTAAAGTAAGGAAGGAAAACAAGCCCCTGTTAATCTTTTGATATGCTTCAAGATACACTGTAGTTTAAATGTAATTATAACTCTTGTCATTATAGCTTGCAAGTGGGTTTAGCAAAGCTGAACGTGGAAAGTCTAAAAGACTGACAGAATCCCAAATCTTTGATGTAACAGATACTGTGTGTGGTCGTAAAGGCTTCGATCAGTAAGTAAACATGTTATaattaccatatatatatatatatatgtattatttcattttacattttatttgctTTCATGAACAATAAATTTAGGATCTGACACAGATTTAAAACAGTCAAAGAAAAAGCATACATTGCACTAGTAAGACCAAAGCTAGAATACAGCAGCTGCGTCTGGGACCCACATACCAAATCACAAACACACCAACTTGAGATGGTCCAGCGCAGAGCAGCAAGGTACACATGCAACAGATACCATAACACAAGCTCAGTCACTGAAATGCTGCAAACACTAAATTGGGTAACACTTGAGAAAAGGCGAATTAGAACCCGCATCATTTTCTTCTACAAAATTATACATCATCTTGTAGCCATATACCCGACAGACCTACTAACACAATCCGATACAAGAACACGTCAACATTCACATATTTATTCTTTCAGACCCATACAAACCACTAAAGACTCAAACAAGTACTCATTCTACCCCAGAACAATCTTACAATGGAACCTTCTCCCAGTAGCTGCAGTTCAATGTACTACTCTTGAAAGCTTCCGAGAACAGATTCCAATATCTGTTCTCAATAAacatctaaaaattaaaaaaaatcctacaatgtatatagttttaaccaaaatgtatagtacaaaaacagaagaaaaagaaattatgttgaaaatttttatttttattttttgtatattattcactgtaaataaaaattagatcccACGCAAGCGCGGCATAGTAAAATCAGTGCCCGGCACgttatcatcagtatgttgatggaGTGCTGAATTATAAAGAAGAGAAATTATTGCAAGCCAAATAAGATTAAGGAATATGCAGTCAGTCCTTTTCAATATCCTTTGAATTGTGATTTTGACCCTATTCCCTCTTTGTGTACATGTCTTTTTCCACTTTTCTGCTACTCATTCACTTTAAGACTTGAACATATTAAATCCCAACCAATGTCCAAATGACAAATGAACAGGATTGCAACATTCATTACAACATATATGGATTgtgcaatattttctttttattattatttttaaatatcaatctATAAAAAATGgcttttttctaaataattattaaataagaatagatttttaaagaaaagtttATATATAGTTTACATGCATATGATTTGATATCTGTTCTGACATGGTGTTTTTGTAACAATACTGTTTTATTTATGTAGATATGGTGTAAAGGAAATAAAAGGAAAGAAACAACTATCTGGTCCGGGAATGCCAGCTAATGAGTCCCCTGGTATAATGCAGGGTGGTGGTAAATGGCCCACAAGGTAACTATAAAGCATGATGTTTGTGTGTGTGTAGGGGGGAAGTCACTTTTGAAAGAATGGCCATGAAATAGGAAGTGAAACTGCCATGAAAAAGGAAGTTCCTTCATAATCATAGTATTAGTGACACATGATGGTAGATGTTTGTAGGGAGTTGGTGGATAGTACAGCCTGCACTATAAAAACAGATGTAGGTCTTCAGTTGGAGATTATGGCGAGGGTtgtttttaacaaccttgactacccatgagggTATTATGTGCATTTTGATATGATCATGAAAGGTAGATTTGGAGTGTGTTTGTTTGACAGATATGATAGTGTCTAGTTTTCTGCTAAATTCAGCAGCTGTAAATAATCTTTCATGGGAGTCTGACAGAACACATATAagatttcaagttcttttatttgtaaaatagaaaaagtgtaaaaaaagtaatgttttaatgatattttttttcttcataatacTGAAATTTGCTCTAGAGTATACTCTTAGTAGACAAAGAATTTTGCACTTCTTTTAAGTGTACAATTACTCTACTTTCAGATTACAAGCTATGTGTTCTAACTATATAGGAGAACTTGGAGAAGAAGAAGTATATGATGCCTACAGAGAAGACGAAACATTAGTTAATACCCTATGTTATGATAAAGGAATGTTTGGTTTGTGTTCTGATCAAAATAAGAAAGATGAATTGTAGAGATCACAAACACATAAAAAttgatcatttatttgtttttttatttaaaatttgaaaataaaaaaaaacaaataaatgatttaattaaaaGCTTTTCACAATATACATTcttttatcataaaatgataatgaaaatatatattttttattttaatccaGCTTTTTCAAGACTGatcttttgaatattttctttcaACCATATCAAGAGACTTGTACACCATttgcatcttctttttttcaaacaaacCTCGATTTGGAAAAATCAAGTAATTATAAGGAATAGAACATTATAGCTTTCtaatgcaatgtttttttttaaccatgatTGTAAAGGGACTTCAGTTTTTTTCAAGAGTGCTCATGCAAACTAATTTCAAGGTAACATTTCAACTATTGGCATAGATCGCAAATTATTTCACAAATTGCTTTACAGTTATTCAAACCAGTAACAACTAGACATTTTCTCAtggttttaacatttttaatgaaaCCAAAAAAATGCCTTATATTTTGAAGATTGTGCTTTCTCTTGCCATTTTGTGAGGTATAGCTTCAAACATAGAAAGCAGGGTAgcatattgttttttaaatgttattttttttttcattattattttgtatttgaattggTGTTGTTAAATGaattgttttttgaaattttattgttgtttttaaagAATTGGATATTAAATTATTTCGTGTCTGTTATTTTGCAAGCTTAGACTTTTAGTGGAGACGTTTTTCTTCAAGAATAAAAGCAGCTAGTGAAATAAATTTGACCAAAACCAGATATTTCACGATTCTTTTTatcatacaaaattaaaatttggagGTGTGGTAGATTATCATCCATCAACCAAAGACTTAATGATGAGATGAAATCACTTTACAATAAGGTCACTGTCAACCAGAGACTAATGGGTGAGAATGAAATCACTTTACAATAAGGTCATTGTCTGATTTTATACAGATGCAAAtaacattctaatgcaacaacgtttgtaacgttcattttaattggataacgtcactttttttacatggcatcaattgacagtTGATGCTATGGGATGTACGCGCAAGCACtaacggcatatgacagattttaatttcatgttttaacgttgttttctgtcagttttattagaatggagataacagtattgtatttttacaatattgttatttacgcgtcgccagtaaacttaatttgcgaccatcaaatcctcaattgatgccgtcggagcttaaaatacaatacagttatctcctaattataAAAATTTGATACCACACTTataatttatattgaaattgaactGTTCAAATTGTAC
This genomic window from Mytilus galloprovincialis chromosome 9, xbMytGall1.hap1.1, whole genome shotgun sequence contains:
- the LOC143046157 gene encoding marginal zone B- and B1-cell-specific protein-like; this encodes MDWCIIRDFILTLSLWNVCICTDFAGASVNEAEDGKAGVINFSTPSLSDEEAHSLHMPAGLKCDGCLVVAYQLASGFSKAERGKSKRLTESQIFDVTDTVCGRKGFDQYGVKEIKGKKQLSGPGMPANESPGIMQGGGKWPTRLQAMCSNYIGELGEEEVYDAYREDETLVNTLCYDKGMFGLCSDQNKKDEL